One window of Elaeis guineensis isolate ETL-2024a chromosome 11, EG11, whole genome shotgun sequence genomic DNA carries:
- the LOC105053683 gene encoding uncharacterized protein, whose translation MESSLPLYSSSFLFLLLLPSLSLLLPPPQATASPLSETTTLLHWKSTLQDPLQALHSWAALHNSTTTSPCSWVGIKCTSSRIIELSLPQAGLVGTLDTLNFSALPSLTVVGLRRNFLTGAIPAAIANLSGLVSLDLAHNGLSGTLPASLATLSLLVKLDLSANELTGEIIPATFTNWTRLTYLRLEQNRFTGNIPAEIRHLSSLRTLRLADNQLSGPIPQEIGGLESLHLLDLRRNSLLGPIPPSIGNLSQLITFKANRNKISGGLPPELGKLANLEELNLYTNLLTGAIPPSLGNLTQLMGLYLLDNQLTGSIPHELGKLGNLEDLRITNNSLTGSIPSSFEKLTQLEYLYLGFNQISGSIPSYLGNMTTLQSLSLHGNQISGTIPHELGNLVNLTSLIISDNQISGSIPPSLGNLTNLSELVVFQNQLSGPLPKAMANLTAMEDLQLSDNNFSGFLPSDLFNGGKLKWLSMIDNHFEGPLPQSLRNCSRLIRVLLGRNQLAGDVSQDFVVYPDLEFIDLSYNRFYGELSANWGESRNLTTLHMSGNMISGKIPPALGKLPLLASLDVSSNQLVGEIPRELAHVTSLQELNLSNNRLSGVIPLEIGNLHDINTLDFSRNNLTGAIPRQLGECTRLRFLKLSMNELNGSLPLEIGNLVNLQELLDLSYNSLIGIIPQQLGKLVMLINLNLSHNRLSGSIPSSFEGMSSLLSLDLSYNDLEGPLPKNRFFQHARAEWFQHNKGICGDLHGLPPCSSSIIQHHSTNARNLVLSIVLPTTAVLLLLITFMVTIFLRRAKSVKDEEQEVPIKNRFSILNFDGEAVYEQFDGKAIYKEIIDATENFDEKYCIGAGGYGSVYKAQLRTGQVVAVKKLHPQEEIVDERGFQNEIQALTKMRHRNIVKLYAFCSHARCMLLIYEYIENGNMSAILSSQEAGMELDWNRRVNIIKDVAHALSYMHHDCNPPIVHRDISSKNILLDSNFNAYVSDFGIARILKPDSSNWSAHAGTLGYMAPEISYTLKVTEKYDVYSFGVVILEILQGMHPSDLISSLSSHGQNMFLKDVLDPRILLPTLQVANDVILVAKVALACIRANPDARPTMKYVSQLFTTNKDQSLLEYFHTIKLHQLMDLQV comes from the exons ATGGAATCCTCGCTCCCCTTGTACTCGTCATCATTTCTATTTCTCCTACTgctcccctccctctccctcctcctccctcctccaCAAGCAACTGCTTCTCCACTATCCGAGACCACAACTCTCCTCCACTGGAAATCCACACTCCAGGACCCCTTACAAGCTCTCCACTCATGGGCAGCCCTCCATAACTCCACCACCACCTCCCCATGCTCATGGGTCGGCATCAAATGCACCAGCTCTCGCATCATCGAGCTCAGCCTCCCGCAAGCCGGCCTGGTCGGCACGCTCGACACCCTCAATTTCTCCGCTCTTCCCTCCCTCACTGTCGTCGGCCTCCGTCGCAACTTCCTCACCGGTGCCATCCCTGCGGCCATCGCCAATCTCTCGGGCCTCGTCTCGCTTGACCTCGCCCACAACGGCCTCTCTGGAACGCTCCCCGCCTCACTCGCCACCCTCTCTCTCCTTGTGAAACTCGACCTCTCTGCTAACGAGCTCACCGGAGAAATTATTCCAGCCACCTTCACCAACTGGACTAGGCTCACCTACCTTCGGCTCGAACAAAATCGGTTCACTGGAAACATCCCGGCCGAAATCCGCCACCTTTCTAGTCTCCGTACCCTTCGTCTAGCTGACAACCAGCTCTCTGGACCCATCCCTCAGGAAATAGGAGGACTCGAAAGCCTCCATCTGCTTGACCTGAGACGAAACAGTCTTCTTGGTCCCATTCCGCCGTCAATCGGCAATCTGAGCCAGCTGATCACTTTCAAAGCAAACCGCAACAAGATCTCCGGTGGGCTTCCCCCAGAGTTGGGAAAGCTTGCGAATTTAGAAGAATTGAATCTCTATACGAATCTTCTAACAGGTGCCATTCCTCCTAGCCTAGGAAACTTGACCCAGCTAATGGGCTTGTACCTCTTGGACAATCAATTAACTGGATCCATCCCCCATGAATTAGGGAAGCTGGGGAACCTGGAGGACCTGAGGATCACCAACAATTCTCTGACAGGCTCCATCCCTTCCAGTTTCGAAAAGTTGACCCAGCTAGAATATTTATACCTCGGCTTCAACCAGATATCTGGGTCCATCCCCTCCTATCTCGGAAACATGACCACGCTTCAATCCTTGTCTCTTCACGGCAATCAAATCTCCGGAACCATTCCTCATGAACTAGGAAATCTAGTGAACTTGACTTCTCTGATAATTTCTGACAACCAAATCTCGGGTTCTATCCCGCCATCCTTGGGCAACTTGACTAACCTATCAGAATTAGTGGTCTTCCAAAATCAATTATCTGGTCCTCTGCCGAAAGCAATGGCTAATCTCACAGCCATGGAGGACCTTCAGTTAAGTGACAACAATTTCTCTGGCTTCCTACCGTCGGATTTGTTCAACGGAGGAAAGCTTAAGTGGCTTTCCATGATCGATAACCATTTCGAGGGCCCACTCCCACAAAGCCTACGAAACTGTAGCCGGTTAATAAGGGTCCTACTTGGGCGAAACCAGTTGGCAGGGGACGTCTCCCAAGACTTTGTGGTGTACCCAGACCTAGAATTTATCGATCTAAGCTATAATAGATTCTACGGCGAGCTCTCGGCAAACTGGGGAGAAAGTCGTAATTTGACCACCCTCCACATGTCGGGGAACATGATCAGCGGGAAGATACCACCTGCACTTGGTAAATTGCCTCTGCTTGCATCGCTTGATGTATCTTCAAATCAGCTAGTCGGAGAGATTCCAAGAGAATTGGCTCATGTAACTTCGTTGCAAGAGTTGAATTTAAGCAACAACCGGCTCTCAGGAGTGATACCTTTGGAAATTGGAAATTTGCATGATATAAACACTCTTGATTTCTCGAGGAACAACCTGACCGGTGCCATACCGAGACAACTGGGAGAGTGCACTCGGCTGCGCTTCTTGAAGTTGAGCATGAATGAATTGAACGGAAGCCTGCCACTCGAGATTGggaatctagtaaacctacaagaATTGCTTGATCTCAGTTATAACTCGCTCATTGGCATCATCCCACAACAACTTGGCAAGCTTGTGATGCTAATAAACCTAAACCTCTCGCATAATCGACTGTCAGGCTCCATCCCATCATCTTTTGAAGGCATGTCCAGTTTGTTATCACTCGACTTATCATACAATGATCTGGAGGGTCCGCTGCCTAAAAATCGATTCTTTCAGCATGCTCGAGCAGAGTGGTTTCAACACAATAAAGGTATCTGTGGTGATTTACATGGTTTGCCTCCATGCTCGTCATCTATCATACAACATCATTCAACGAATGCTCGCAACCTAGTTCTTTCGATTGTTCTTCCCACTACGGCCGTGCTTCTGCTGCTGATTACATTCATGGTAACTATATTTCTTAGGAGAGCAAAATCTGTGAAGGACGAGGAGCAGGAAGTCCCAATCAAGAATCGATTCTCAATACTAAATTTTGATGGGGAGGCTGTATATGAACAATTTGATGGGAAGGCTATTTATAAAGAAATTATTGATGCCACAGAAAACTTCGATGAGAAATATTGTATCGGGGCAGGAGGATATGGTAGTGTCTACAAAGCGCAGCTTCGAACTGGTCAGGTAGTAGCCGTGAAGAAGCTTCATCCACAGGAAGAAATAGTTGATGAAAGAGGCTTTCAGAATGAGATCCAGGCATTAACTAAGATGCGTCATCGTAACATAGTGAAGTTGTATGCGTTCTGTTCTCATGCTCGTTGCATGCTTCTCATTTATGAGTACATAGAAAACGGAAATATGTCAGCCATTTTGAGCAGCCAAGAAGCAGGCATGGAGTTGGATTGGAATAGGAGAGTAAACATCATTAAGGATGTAGCGCATGCTTTATCCTACATGCACCATGATTGCAATCCTCCTATTGTACATAGAGATATATCAAGCAAGAATATCTTGTTGGACTCCAACTTTAATGCTTATGTTTCAGACTTTGGAATTGCAAGGATTCTGAAGCCCGATTCGTCAAACTGGAGCGCACATGCAGGCACACTCGGATACATGGCGCCAG AGATTTCATATACACTGAAGGTCACTGAGAAATATGATGTATACAGTTTTGGTGTGGTCATATTAGAAATACTACAAGGAATGCATCCAAGTGACCTTATATCTTCATTGTCATCGCATGGTCAAAACATGTTTCTTAAAGATGTGCTAGACCCACGTATCTTACTTCCCACGCTTCAAGTTGCAAATGATGTGATATTAGTAGCTAAGGTAGCACTTGCATGCATACGTGCAAATCCAGATGCTCGACCAACAATGAAATATGTGTCCCAGCTATTCACCACTAACAAAGATCAGAGTTTGTTAGAGTATTTTCATACAATTAAACTACATCAACTAATGGATCTACAAGTGTAG